One window of Herpetosiphonaceae bacterium genomic DNA carries:
- a CDS encoding ABC-2 family transporter protein, with amino-acid sequence MLRYLRLLKIFYKASLLTELEYRANFVVHGLFSIGWTAWVWFGLAVFYQHRPTLAGWSYHEALLVVGMFQVFSGLIEALLRPNIQAIIEHVRKGTLDFVLLKPLDSQFFVSTRQIVFWKLLDMLVGFGVVGYALLQLGVRPGIGALAMFVIMFVLGAVMLYSVWIALITSAFWFVRVDNISELIYSFFEAGRFPVNVFRGAVRFVLTFIVPIAFMTTFPAAVLIDKLDWRYVWLAGPLALGLFGLSVWFWRFALRFYTSASS; translated from the coding sequence ATGCTACGCTACCTGCGATTGCTTAAAATCTTCTACAAGGCCAGCCTGCTGACCGAGCTTGAGTACCGCGCCAACTTCGTGGTCCACGGCCTGTTCAGCATCGGCTGGACGGCCTGGGTCTGGTTTGGCCTGGCGGTCTTCTACCAGCATCGTCCGACGCTGGCGGGCTGGAGCTACCACGAGGCGCTGCTGGTGGTGGGCATGTTCCAGGTCTTCTCCGGGCTGATCGAGGCGCTGCTGCGGCCCAACATCCAGGCGATCATCGAGCATGTTCGCAAAGGCACACTCGATTTCGTGCTGCTCAAGCCGCTGGATAGCCAGTTCTTTGTGTCGACGCGCCAGATCGTGTTCTGGAAGCTGCTCGACATGCTGGTCGGCTTTGGGGTCGTAGGCTATGCCCTGCTGCAACTGGGAGTGCGGCCCGGCATCGGCGCGCTGGCGATGTTTGTGATCATGTTCGTGCTGGGCGCGGTGATGCTCTACTCGGTGTGGATCGCGCTGATCACCTCGGCGTTCTGGTTCGTGCGCGTCGATAACATCTCGGAGCTGATCTACTCGTTTTTCGAGGCAGGCCGCTTTCCGGTCAACGTCTTCCGGGGCGCTGTGCGCTTTGTGCTTACGTTTATCGTGCCGATCGCCTTTATGACGACGTTTCCGGCGGCGGTGCTGATCGACAAGCTCGACTGGCGCTACGTCTGGCTGGCCGGTCCGCTGGCGCTCGGCCTGTTCGGCCTGAGCGTCTGGTTCTGGCGCTTCGCGCTGCGCTTTTATACCAGCGCCAGCAGCTAG
- a CDS encoding DUF4331 domain-containing protein — MRKLVSIVCVVVALVIGATGALTERVGASSHREAPLISNDPQADNTDVYAFVSPDRPDTATLIANYVPLQEPAGGPNFNSFGDDVLYEIKISNDMDARREISFQFLFRTETRNKNTFLYNTGPISALDDPDWNIRQFYLVRRIDYHNGDISSTRILASNLPVPPVNVGPRSTPNYPALAAAAVRDLPGGYKVFAGQRDDPFFVDLGSIFDLAGLRPFNPAHIIPLPASDGVDGVGGYNVHTIAIQVPITELTRDGKVPTGPNDPRAVIGVHATAKRQSTRVLRSDGTVRNSGSYVQVSRLGNPLINEVVIPLGRKDYWNAQRPQQDQQFLQYYTSPEVTKLENLLYPALDNAAESNRNDLVAILLTGVKIPAGKIPGVENLNFTGNQKADLLRLNLAIPPSDNPSRLGVLEGDLAGFPNGRRLADDVTDIELRALAEGYGPVLNAVLGLPNRAPNNALGDGVDVNDVSFLATFPYVGTPHQGYEHMHHVAIGASLKAE; from the coding sequence ATGCGTAAGCTCGTTAGTATCGTATGTGTGGTGGTAGCGCTGGTTATCGGCGCTACGGGAGCGCTGACCGAGCGCGTGGGCGCATCCAGCCACCGCGAAGCGCCCTTGATCAGCAACGATCCGCAGGCTGACAACACCGATGTGTATGCGTTTGTCAGCCCCGACCGGCCCGACACCGCAACCTTGATCGCCAACTACGTCCCGCTGCAAGAGCCTGCGGGCGGGCCGAACTTCAATAGCTTCGGCGACGACGTGTTGTATGAGATCAAGATCAGCAACGACATGGATGCGCGGCGCGAAATCTCCTTCCAGTTCCTCTTCCGCACCGAAACCCGCAACAAGAACACGTTTTTGTACAACACCGGCCCGATCAGCGCGCTGGACGATCCGGACTGGAATATTCGCCAGTTCTATCTTGTCCGGCGCATCGATTACCACAACGGCGACATCAGCAGCACCCGCATCCTGGCATCAAACCTGCCGGTGCCGCCGGTCAACGTCGGCCCGCGCTCCACGCCCAACTATCCGGCGCTGGCTGCCGCCGCTGTGCGCGACCTGCCGGGCGGCTACAAGGTCTTTGCCGGGCAGCGCGACGATCCGTTCTTTGTGGATCTTGGCTCGATCTTCGATCTGGCTGGCCTCCGTCCGTTCAATCCGGCGCATATCATTCCGCTTCCTGCGAGCGACGGCGTTGACGGTGTCGGCGGCTACAACGTCCACACGATCGCGATCCAGGTGCCGATCACGGAGCTTACCCGCGACGGCAAGGTACCGACCGGCCCCAACGATCCGCGCGCGGTGATCGGCGTTCACGCCACCGCCAAGCGGCAGAGCACCCGCGTCCTGCGCTCCGATGGCACGGTTCGCAACAGCGGCTCGTATGTCCAGGTTTCGCGGCTTGGCAACCCGCTGATCAACGAGGTTGTGATCCCGCTCGGACGCAAGGATTATTGGAACGCCCAGCGTCCGCAGCAGGATCAGCAGTTCCTCCAGTATTACACCAGCCCGGAGGTGACAAAGCTGGAAAATCTGCTCTATCCGGCGCTGGATAACGCCGCCGAGAGCAACCGCAATGATCTGGTCGCGATCCTGCTCACCGGCGTCAAGATCCCGGCGGGCAAGATCCCAGGCGTGGAAAATCTCAACTTCACCGGCAACCAGAAGGCGGATCTGCTGCGACTCAACCTTGCCATTCCACCGAGCGACAATCCCAGCCGCCTGGGCGTTCTCGAAGGCGATCTGGCTGGCTTCCCGAATGGCCGCCGCCTGGCCGACGACGTGACCGACATCGAGCTACGAGCGCTGGCCGAGGGCTACGGCCCCGTGCTGAACGCTGTGCTGGGGCTGCCCAACCGCGCTCCGAACAACGCGCTCGGCGATGGCGTCGATGTGAATGATGTGTCATTCCTGGCGACCTTCCCCTACGTTGGCACACCACACCAGGGCTATGAACACATGCATCATGTCGCAATCGGAGCAAGTCTGAAGGCCGAGTAA
- a CDS encoding tetratricopeptide repeat protein has protein sequence MRSFHLDRNLPFVALALLALAAALALLRLAQPLGPAALLGNAAGRQPLSRTESQIQTLQSRIRRAPANPDSYALLGHAYLQRVRETGDPGYYGKAESVFNAALKRDPRHVEALIGKGTLALARHDFREALSLGQHARSLNPAVPRIYGVIGDAQIELGQYEAAVQTIQQMVDLRPDLSSYSRVSHLRELYGDLPGAIEAMRQAVDAGGPTAENTQWVRVQLGNLYFAQGDLTAAQREYQQALARLPAYVHAQAGLARIRAIQGRYAEAIELYNVATQRMPLPEYLIALGDVYAKQGDQQQARRQYDLVLAIDRLFSASGVNTDLELALFFADHTIELPTALAKARAAYAARPSIHAADSLAWTLYSTGSYAEAQHYASESLRLGTHDPLKLFHAGMIAHALGQNQQARDYLQRAVDLNPHFSLLWSDRAMTTLTALGGHVPAEGRS, from the coding sequence ATGCGTAGTTTCCATCTCGATCGTAATCTTCCGTTCGTCGCGCTGGCGCTCCTGGCGCTGGCAGCCGCTCTGGCGCTGCTCCGGCTTGCACAGCCGCTCGGACCCGCAGCGCTCCTCGGCAACGCGGCGGGACGGCAGCCGCTCAGCCGTACAGAAAGCCAGATTCAGACTTTGCAGAGCCGGATTCGCCGCGCGCCCGCCAACCCCGACAGCTACGCGCTGCTCGGTCACGCCTATCTTCAGCGCGTCCGCGAAACCGGCGATCCTGGATACTACGGCAAGGCCGAGTCGGTCTTCAACGCCGCGCTCAAGCGCGATCCCCGGCATGTCGAGGCGCTGATCGGCAAGGGAACGCTGGCGCTGGCTCGTCACGATTTTCGCGAGGCGCTCTCGCTAGGCCAGCATGCCCGGTCGCTCAATCCGGCGGTTCCGCGAATCTATGGCGTGATCGGCGACGCGCAGATCGAGCTGGGTCAGTACGAAGCGGCAGTTCAAACGATTCAGCAGATGGTCGATCTGCGGCCTGATCTCAGCTCCTACAGCCGGGTTTCGCACCTCCGCGAATTGTACGGCGATCTGCCGGGCGCGATCGAGGCCATGCGGCAGGCGGTCGATGCCGGTGGTCCGACCGCTGAAAATACCCAGTGGGTCCGCGTACAGCTTGGCAATCTGTACTTCGCCCAGGGCGATCTCACCGCCGCCCAGCGAGAGTATCAGCAGGCGCTGGCACGCTTGCCCGCCTACGTCCACGCCCAGGCCGGACTGGCCCGGATTCGCGCCATCCAGGGCCGCTATGCCGAGGCGATCGAGCTGTACAACGTGGCGACCCAGCGAATGCCGCTGCCGGAGTATCTGATCGCACTGGGCGATGTGTATGCCAAACAGGGCGATCAGCAGCAGGCGCGGCGGCAGTACGACCTGGTTCTCGCGATCGATCGGCTCTTTAGTGCGAGCGGCGTCAACACCGATCTTGAGCTGGCGCTCTTCTTCGCCGATCACACCATCGAGCTACCGACCGCGCTGGCGAAAGCTCGCGCCGCCTATGCAGCCCGGCCCAGCATTCACGCCGCCGATAGCCTGGCCTGGACGCTCTACAGCACCGGCAGCTACGCCGAGGCGCAGCACTACGCCAGCGAGTCGCTGCGCCTCGGCACGCACGATCCGCTGAAGCTTTTTCACGCCGGGATGATCGCCCACGCGCTGGGACAGAACCAGCAGGCGCGGGATTATCTGCAACGAGCCGTGGATCTCAACCCGCACTTTTCGCTGCTCTGGAGCGATCGGGCCATGACCACGCTCACAGCCTTGGGCGGCCATGTTCCCGCCGAAGGGAGATCATAA
- a CDS encoding membrane dipeptidase, translated as MLIDAHLDLAFNAQALGGDLRLPLDQLRASAYGQRATSLRETPTVSLPTLRAVDVRIVFGTIFVQAPHTFFNLIGPVYHTPDEANEQGWAQLRYYHDLAAQGQIALIGGRAELDAALNGTTPLPGLVPLMEGADPIRDLAELEDWHAAGLRIVGPAWSATRYSGGTGAPGPLTPAGRELMSGLERYGIALDTSHLSEESFWEALRLYQGPLLASHANCRALVPTDRQLSDDMIRAIVERDGVIGIVPASIFLVPGWKIDDGKNVSLEMVVRHIEHICAIAGDTGHVGIGSDFDGGLGVEWLPAGMASIADLPKIGEALLAAGWSQEDVDGVLYGNWLRWLRAALP; from the coding sequence ATGCTGATCGACGCGCATCTTGACCTGGCGTTCAATGCGCAGGCGCTCGGCGGCGATCTCCGGCTGCCGCTCGACCAACTGCGGGCCTCGGCGTATGGGCAGCGGGCAACATCACTGCGGGAAACGCCCACGGTATCACTGCCGACGCTGCGCGCGGTCGATGTGCGCATCGTCTTCGGCACGATCTTTGTGCAAGCGCCGCATACGTTCTTTAACTTGATCGGGCCGGTGTATCACACGCCCGACGAGGCCAACGAGCAGGGCTGGGCACAACTGCGCTACTACCACGATCTCGCCGCGCAGGGGCAGATCGCGCTGATCGGCGGGCGGGCCGAGCTGGACGCGGCGCTGAATGGCACGACGCCGCTGCCGGGCCTGGTGCCGCTGATGGAGGGTGCCGATCCGATCCGCGATCTGGCTGAGCTGGAAGACTGGCACGCGGCGGGGCTGCGGATCGTCGGGCCTGCGTGGAGCGCCACGCGCTATAGCGGCGGCACTGGCGCGCCCGGCCCGCTGACGCCCGCAGGCCGCGAGCTGATGAGCGGCCTTGAGCGCTACGGCATAGCGCTGGATACCAGCCATCTGAGCGAGGAGAGCTTCTGGGAGGCGCTCCGGCTCTACCAGGGGCCGCTGCTCGCATCGCACGCCAACTGTCGCGCGCTGGTGCCCACCGATCGGCAGTTGAGCGACGACATGATCCGGGCGATCGTGGAGCGCGACGGCGTGATCGGCATCGTGCCCGCGAGCATCTTCCTGGTTCCCGGCTGGAAGATCGACGACGGCAAAAACGTATCGCTGGAGATGGTCGTGCGCCACATCGAGCATATCTGCGCCATCGCTGGCGATACCGGCCACGTCGGGATCGGCTCCGACTTCGATGGCGGTCTTGGTGTCGAGTGGCTACCGGCGGGCATGGCGTCGATCGCCGATCTGCCGAAGATCGGCGAGGCGCTGCTGGCGGCGGGCTGGAGCCAGGAGGATGTGGATGGCGTGCTGTATGGCAACTGGCTGCGCTGGCTGCGCGCTGCCTTGCCCTGA
- a CDS encoding NUDIX domain-containing protein → MSKQESGGSTTRLFNRVAAIVVRDGCVLTHEALDRQGQPYQALPGGKLEPDETAVECVKRELAEEFGAAVEVGQLLYVAEGFFMRRGRRQHEVVLYFAARLVDPAAEVASREAKIQARWLPIQGGLGRLLPQWLREELPSRAAAGWDGPTRYLVSYDLIE, encoded by the coding sequence GTGAGTAAGCAAGAGAGCGGCGGATCGACGACCAGGCTCTTCAACCGCGTCGCGGCGATTGTAGTGCGCGACGGCTGCGTGCTGACCCACGAGGCGCTGGATCGGCAGGGCCAGCCGTACCAGGCGTTGCCCGGCGGGAAGCTGGAGCCCGACGAGACAGCGGTTGAATGTGTGAAGCGCGAGCTTGCCGAGGAGTTCGGCGCTGCGGTCGAGGTCGGCCAACTGCTGTACGTGGCGGAGGGATTTTTCATGCGGCGCGGACGACGCCAGCACGAGGTCGTGCTGTACTTCGCGGCGCGGCTGGTCGATCCTGCGGCAGAGGTGGCGAGTCGCGAGGCCAAGATCCAGGCGCGCTGGCTGCCGATCCAGGGTGGCCTGGGGCGGCTGCTGCCGCAGTGGCTACGCGAGGAGCTGCCGAGTCGTGCGGCGGCAGGCTGGGATGGCCCGACGCGCTATCTCGTCTCGTACGATCTGATCGAGTAG
- a CDS encoding VOC family protein: MQIHSARFFVYVTDLAHSFHFYSEVLGLPIVERVVGGAILSAGAAQVELLQDRRDSEPDLDRRTGLVMVVDDADTAYAALQAQGVTIASELTTTSDGGRMFYIVDPDGLPIGIRSQPAQTIAPGAWARDER, translated from the coding sequence ATGCAGATCCACTCTGCGCGGTTCTTTGTGTATGTTACGGATCTGGCGCATTCGTTCCACTTTTATAGCGAGGTGCTGGGGCTGCCGATCGTCGAGCGCGTGGTCGGCGGCGCGATCCTGAGCGCGGGCGCGGCGCAGGTCGAGCTGCTTCAAGACCGGCGCGACTCCGAGCCGGATCTCGATCGGCGCACGGGCCTGGTGATGGTCGTGGACGATGCGGATACGGCCTATGCCGCGCTGCAAGCCCAGGGCGTGACGATCGCCTCGGAGCTGACGACGACCAGCGATGGCGGGCGCATGTTCTATATCGTCGATCCCGACGGCTTGCCGATTGGCATTCGCTCGCAGCCAGCGCAGACGATCGCGCCGGGAGCCTGGGCGCGTGATGAGCGATAG
- a CDS encoding M23 family metallopeptidase, with amino-acid sequence MLRRASGFARLPASRRLPRSRLLVLLVALLSGLALAPAVTSAALSPDRQQLSDPVLGLTLSYPASWSVVHDPYLFPTYGFILRSAPADAANGHGRSPVARVAMHEQTMPDQLDAVVQAKQAEYPDVPMQRWTVPLGAGLTGVALGPVPGGQVSINVYVAANGRVYQINYYGEKLDAQAHALLASLRFSRPTRSVASLNLADASSDEALYGGPRPAQPEADPKREAAAAAEGDPWITEGEYQLSNGCWAQPTTFFIQTTHSWDANSHENPGWSKMGTPNFWGDNTHGNWGLGKCTHDYYTNDYYAIDYYLNRGDRLYNPFKEGYVTYAGWDPDNWWNYGRMVVIKTPSGKFWSLSAHMSAINVSKGQYVTDATLIGWAGSSGYADPYPHVHQVFYRYAQTSAGRPYGGQGVKQTALTYLGNGGGVYTNFFQGKWTSW; translated from the coding sequence ATGCTTCGTCGCGCTTCTGGTTTCGCCCGTCTTCCTGCCTCCCGCCGCCTGCCGCGCTCCCGGCTGCTCGTTCTGCTCGTCGCCCTCCTCAGCGGCCTTGCGCTGGCCCCCGCCGTAACCTCCGCCGCCCTCAGCCCGGACCGGCAGCAGCTCAGCGATCCCGTGCTCGGACTCACGCTGAGCTACCCGGCGAGCTGGTCCGTCGTCCACGATCCCTACCTCTTCCCGACCTACGGCTTCATCCTGCGCTCAGCGCCCGCCGATGCCGCCAATGGGCATGGCCGCTCGCCGGTCGCGCGCGTCGCCATGCACGAGCAGACCATGCCCGATCAGCTCGACGCCGTGGTGCAGGCCAAGCAGGCCGAGTATCCCGATGTGCCGATGCAGCGCTGGACCGTGCCGCTGGGCGCGGGTCTGACCGGCGTGGCGCTTGGGCCGGTGCCGGGCGGCCAGGTGTCGATCAACGTCTATGTCGCGGCCAACGGGCGGGTCTATCAGATCAACTATTACGGCGAGAAGCTGGACGCGCAGGCGCACGCGCTGCTGGCAAGCCTCCGCTTCAGCCGCCCGACGCGCTCGGTCGCCTCGCTCAATCTGGCGGACGCTAGCTCGGACGAGGCGCTCTACGGCGGGCCGCGCCCGGCACAGCCGGAGGCCGATCCGAAACGCGAGGCGGCAGCGGCGGCAGAGGGCGATCCGTGGATCACGGAGGGCGAGTACCAGCTCTCGAACGGGTGCTGGGCACAGCCGACGACCTTCTTTATTCAGACGACACACAGTTGGGACGCCAACTCGCACGAGAATCCAGGCTGGAGCAAGATGGGCACGCCGAACTTCTGGGGCGACAACACCCATGGGAACTGGGGCCTCGGCAAATGCACCCATGACTACTACACCAACGACTACTACGCGATCGACTACTACCTGAACAGGGGCGATCGGCTATACAACCCGTTCAAAGAAGGCTACGTCACCTACGCGGGCTGGGACCCCGACAACTGGTGGAACTACGGCAGGATGGTCGTGATCAAAACGCCGAGCGGCAAGTTTTGGAGCCTGTCGGCGCACATGAGCGCGATCAACGTCTCGAAAGGGCAGTACGTCACCGACGCCACGCTGATCGGGTGGGCCGGATCGTCGGGCTATGCCGATCCGTATCCGCACGTGCATCAGGTCTTCTACCGCTACGCTCAGACCTCCGCCGGGCGCCCCTACGGCGGCCAGGGCGTGAAACAGACCGCGCTGACCTATCTCGGCAACGGCGGCGGCGTGTACACCAACTTCTTCCAGGGCAAGTGGACTAGCTGGTAG
- a CDS encoding DinB family protein, with product MFDIERVRTSWRNESAAIDAVVRAMSAEAARQPVREDGWTAHDLLGHIASSAYSFVHFLKPDAPPPPDGPVDIHDINAQRLQRNRDRPWAEVLAYWQHIRDDVAAFLEASTNDLGTQPIRLPWVPSAQNAGDVLRVLILHTRSHREELVRGTAMPVEE from the coding sequence ATGTTTGACATCGAGCGAGTACGCACCAGTTGGCGGAACGAGTCAGCCGCGATCGATGCGGTCGTCCGGGCGATGAGCGCGGAGGCGGCGCGCCAGCCCGTGCGCGAAGATGGCTGGACCGCTCATGATCTGCTGGGACACATCGCCAGTTCGGCGTATTCATTTGTGCATTTTCTCAAGCCCGACGCGCCGCCGCCGCCTGATGGGCCGGTGGATATTCACGACATCAACGCGCAGCGGCTCCAGCGCAATCGCGACCGTCCGTGGGCGGAGGTGCTGGCGTACTGGCAGCATATCCGTGACGACGTAGCGGCGTTTCTGGAGGCGAGCACCAACGATCTGGGCACCCAGCCAATCAGGCTCCCGTGGGTGCCGAGCGCGCAGAATGCGGGCGATGTTCTGCGCGTGCTGATTCTCCACACCCGCTCGCATCGGGAAGAGCTCGTGCGCGGCACGGCCATGCCAGTTGAGGAGTAG
- a CDS encoding AAA family ATPase, which translates to MGGRLADRLSAARHDRFVGRAAELALFRDVLTADSLPFCILHVYGPGGVGKTTLLQQFDRLCRQAGILVISIDGRNVDPSPDAFLHALRLALRLDQPESPLQVLAAQPERQVIMIDTYEKLAPLDAWLRDHVLPNLPEQALIVIADRNPPSMDWRADPGWQALIRVLPLRNLSPDESQRYLMRRAVPTDQHDAVLSFTHGHPLALSLVADVFAQRHDIRFQPEAAPDVINTLLEHFVQKVPGPAHRTALEACALVHLMTETLLSEMLGMPDAHELFDWLRGLSFIEAGRRGIFPHDLAREALTADLRWRNPDWYAELHRRARAYYAHSFQQAGAHEQQRLLFDYVFLHRENPVLRPFFEWRENSSLFATTADAREWPALIEMVARHEGSDSARLAEFWFERQPENLIVIRNAEQQPVGFTLRLALHQTTPDEREVDPATRSIWNYIQMRAPLRPGEAATLFRFWMDRDSYQSVSPIQSLLGVLSAQHYLTTRSLALTFTPCADPDFWEPVLSYIDLTRLHEADFVVDGRCYGVYGHDWRIVPPLAWLAVLAERELATTPQLPRPQSAPTLIVLSESAFTAAARQALHHVSQPELLSDNPLLKSRLVVEAAGAQADLPARVAALQALIKDAAELLQATPRDAKCYRAIYHTYLRPAATQEQAAELLDLPFSTFRRHLKTGVARVIEILWQRELNAAPS; encoded by the coding sequence ATGGGCGGGCGTTTGGCAGATCGTCTGAGTGCAGCCCGGCACGATCGGTTTGTAGGCCGCGCCGCTGAGCTGGCCCTGTTTCGCGACGTGCTGACCGCCGACAGCTTGCCGTTTTGTATTCTGCATGTGTACGGTCCCGGCGGCGTGGGCAAGACGACGCTCCTCCAACAGTTCGATCGCCTGTGTCGGCAGGCCGGTATTCTCGTGATCTCGATCGACGGACGCAACGTAGATCCATCGCCGGATGCGTTTCTGCACGCGCTACGTCTCGCGCTGCGTCTCGATCAGCCCGAGTCGCCGCTTCAGGTGCTGGCAGCCCAGCCGGAGCGCCAGGTGATCATGATCGATACCTACGAGAAGCTGGCTCCGCTCGACGCCTGGCTACGCGATCACGTTCTGCCCAATCTGCCGGAGCAGGCGCTGATCGTGATCGCTGACCGTAACCCGCCGTCGATGGACTGGCGCGCCGATCCCGGCTGGCAGGCGCTGATCCGGGTATTGCCGCTGCGGAACCTCAGCCCCGACGAGAGCCAGCGCTACCTGATGCGGCGGGCCGTCCCGACGGATCAGCACGACGCGGTCTTGAGCTTTACACACGGCCATCCGCTGGCGCTCTCGCTCGTCGCGGATGTCTTCGCCCAGCGCCACGATATTCGCTTTCAGCCGGAGGCAGCGCCCGATGTGATCAACACGCTGCTGGAGCATTTCGTCCAGAAAGTGCCGGGGCCTGCTCACCGCACGGCGCTGGAAGCCTGCGCGCTCGTGCATCTGATGACCGAGACGCTGCTCTCCGAGATGCTGGGCATGCCCGATGCTCATGAGCTGTTCGATTGGCTACGCGGCTTGTCGTTTATCGAGGCTGGACGACGGGGGATCTTCCCTCACGATCTGGCCCGCGAGGCGCTGACCGCCGACCTGCGCTGGCGTAATCCCGACTGGTATGCCGAGCTGCATCGTCGCGCACGCGCCTACTACGCCCACAGCTTCCAGCAGGCGGGAGCGCATGAGCAGCAGCGACTCTTGTTCGATTATGTCTTCTTACACCGCGAAAATCCGGTGCTGCGTCCGTTCTTCGAGTGGCGCGAAAACAGCAGCCTGTTCGCGACAACCGCCGATGCGCGGGAGTGGCCCGCGCTGATCGAGATGGTCGCCCGGCATGAAGGCTCCGACTCGGCGCGACTGGCCGAGTTCTGGTTTGAGCGCCAGCCCGAAAACCTGATCGTGATCCGCAACGCCGAGCAGCAGCCGGTAGGCTTCACGCTGCGATTGGCGCTCCACCAGACCACGCCCGACGAGCGCGAGGTCGATCCGGCGACGCGCTCGATCTGGAACTATATCCAGATGCGCGCGCCGCTGCGCCCCGGCGAGGCCGCGACTCTCTTCCGATTCTGGATGGACCGCGACAGCTACCAGTCGGTTTCGCCGATCCAGAGCTTGCTCGGCGTGCTGAGCGCCCAGCACTACCTGACGACGCGGAGCCTGGCCCTGACGTTCACCCCGTGTGCCGATCCTGATTTCTGGGAGCCCGTGCTAAGCTACATTGACCTGACACGGCTGCACGAGGCCGATTTTGTCGTCGATGGACGCTGCTACGGCGTGTACGGTCACGACTGGCGGATCGTGCCGCCGCTGGCCTGGCTTGCGGTGCTGGCTGAGCGTGAGCTTGCGACCACGCCGCAACTGCCACGACCGCAGAGCGCGCCCACGCTGATCGTGCTGAGCGAGTCCGCGTTTACCGCAGCGGCTCGTCAGGCGCTGCACCACGTCAGTCAACCGGAGCTGTTGAGCGATAATCCGCTGCTCAAATCGCGGCTGGTCGTCGAGGCGGCGGGCGCTCAGGCCGATCTTCCGGCTCGTGTCGCCGCGCTGCAAGCGCTGATCAAAGACGCCGCCGAGTTGCTTCAGGCTACGCCGCGCGACGCTAAGTGCTATCGCGCGATCTACCATACGTACCTGCGCCCCGCCGCTACCCAGGAGCAGGCCGCCGAGCTGCTGGATCTGCCGTTCAGCACCTTTCGCCGTCACCTCAAGACCGGCGTCGCTCGCGTGATCGAGATACTCTGGCAGCGCGAGCTGAACGCCGCCCCAAGCTGA
- a CDS encoding ABC-2 family transporter protein, producing MRRYWRIYRVLLRREMNLVIVYRAQMIIWLLTGVLPLIMLAAWLSLGEGGPVGSFTPTDFIAYYLAAIFVRQLTGVWIVWDMDYQIRQGEFSTMLLRPLDPIHHWAARGLGSKGLRLVLLLPTLGTAALLTGVRYDLHPSTLLAFLAAMFGAWLLSFLIQYINGLLAFWITQAVAVFDLWFGLWTILSGYLIPLDLLPAAVGQAAYWLPFRYQLAVPLEILMGRLHGVELWRSLGLQALWILAMYALTRLLWRRGIKKYSAVGA from the coding sequence ATGAGGCGATACTGGCGGATCTACCGGGTGCTGCTGCGGCGCGAGATGAATCTGGTCATCGTGTATCGCGCGCAGATGATTATCTGGCTGCTGACGGGCGTGCTGCCGCTGATCATGCTTGCGGCGTGGCTGTCGCTGGGCGAGGGCGGGCCGGTCGGATCGTTCACGCCGACCGATTTTATCGCCTACTATCTGGCGGCGATCTTCGTGCGACAGTTAACCGGCGTGTGGATCGTGTGGGACATGGACTACCAGATTCGCCAGGGCGAGTTCTCGACAATGCTGCTGCGGCCCCTCGACCCGATCCACCACTGGGCGGCGCGGGGTCTGGGCAGCAAAGGCCTGCGCCTGGTGCTGCTGCTGCCGACGCTGGGCACCGCCGCGCTGCTGACAGGCGTGCGCTACGATCTCCATCCGTCGACGCTGCTGGCGTTCCTCGCGGCGATGTTCGGCGCGTGGCTGCTGAGCTTTCTGATCCAGTACATCAACGGGCTGCTGGCCTTCTGGATCACCCAGGCGGTCGCGGTCTTCGATCTGTGGTTTGGGCTGTGGACGATCCTCTCAGGCTATCTGATCCCGCTGGACCTGCTGCCTGCGGCGGTGGGACAGGCGGCCTACTGGCTGCCGTTCCGCTATCAGCTGGCGGTGCCGCTCGAAATTCTGATGGGACGGCTGCACGGCGTCGAGCTATGGCGCAGCCTGGGCCTGCAAGCGCTGTGGATTCTGGCGATGTATGCGCTCACGCGGCTGCTCTGGCGGCGCGGCATCAAGAAGTACAGCGCGGTCGGCGCGTAA